The Citrus sinensis cultivar Valencia sweet orange chromosome 4, DVS_A1.0, whole genome shotgun sequence DNA segment GCTTAAATAAATTGCTTTCGCAGTGTGTTTGGAAAATCACGTAGCAACGTAATGGCTGCTGtttctgatgatgatgatggggTTAAAAACAAGGAGCTTCCAGGAATTGAATTCAAGAAATCAAGAAGAACTAAGTCGCTTACTGGAACTAGCCTTGCTTCCATTGAATCATTATCCATGCCTCTTGTTTGTATTCTCTCTTATTCTATGAAgttggttttgaattttttcccACCCCCCGGTGGATTTTGGCTTAGTTTGTGCTTCTTGCCAATGCCAGGTCCAGGAAGTTGTTCTATCAGCGGATATTCGGTGCTCTGAATGTCAGAAAAGAGTTGCTGATATGATGTCCAAACTGAACGGTGAGATTTCAGTATAGGGCTTTCTGCTTTCTTATCTTATCTCGTCAAGTTGTTTCACAATTGCTTTGGGCTGTTTCTCTGAACACTTAGCTAGAGGAATCTTCGAACCAGTGTTGCCACATGCAGTTCTTTTACCAGCTAAAAAGTAGGTCTCCATTTTCCACACAGTGTATTCGGAGGTGGTCCAGGGTTTGTACCTCATATGGGCATCACTAAAACTTTTGTATAGCCTTTTGCTCTTTTCCTAGAGTAGAATCTTTTTATgccaaaaattataaaaagaaaactgtCTTTACTcaatatttatgcaaaatgatCCGAAATTCAGAGTTTCAGACAGAACATGTGACAAAAATAGAGCCACAGAAtttaaagcaaaacaaaagacTGTGCAACAAGCCAGTTATCTTGCTATTTTTCTTTGCAAGCTGTAATTATAATGTTAAGTTGCTTAATGGTGTTTACTTGTTCAGTGGCACTGCATGTCTCCAATGGATAAGCTGGACTGCTGTAGTAGTTCTTCAGCTACAGCAACATCTTTGAAAATTGGAactttcttttagattttctTCGGCTAGGATCAGATTAATGTTTCATTTGAATTATGAATCCAATGTTTTGTAATCCATTGGATTAGCatggattctaaaaatttgcATATTGGGCAGAGACAGAGTCTGTGTTGGTCAATGTGTCGGAGAAGAAGGTAACACTCACAAGTAGATATCCTGTTGTTGTTGAAGTATCTAAAAGGCAAATTACAGCAGTACGCAGGAATCCTCTACAAAAAATTGCCATTATCAAGCGAATTTTTGGCTCTTCCAGCAGGTGATTACAGGTAAAAAAAGATCCAGCTGCTGGAATAGATAGCTTTTAATAAG contains these protein-coding regions:
- the LOC102630781 gene encoding uncharacterized protein LOC102630781 isoform X1 codes for the protein MAAVSDDDDGVKNKELPGIEFKKSRRTKSLTGTSLASIESLSMPLVQEVVLSADIRCSECQKRVADMMSKLNETESVLVNVSEKKVTLTSRYPVVVEVSKRQITAVRRNPLQKIAIIKRIFGSSSR
- the LOC102630781 gene encoding uncharacterized protein LOC102630781 isoform X2; the protein is MAAVSDDDDGVKNKELPGIEFKKSRRTKSLTGTSLASIESLSMPLVQEVVLSADIRCSECQKRVADMMSKLNESVLVNVSEKKVTLTSRYPVVVEVSKRQITAVRRNPLQKIAIIKRIFGSSSR
- the LOC102630781 gene encoding uncharacterized protein LOC102630781 isoform X3, with protein sequence MMMMGLKTRSFQELNSRNQEELSRLLELALLPLNHYPCLLFVQEVVLSADIRCSECQKRVADMMSKLNETESVLVNVSEKKVTLTSRYPVVVEVSKRQITAVRRNPLQKIAIIKRIFGSSSR
- the LOC102630781 gene encoding uncharacterized protein LOC102630781 isoform X4, giving the protein MMMMGLKTRSFQELNSRNQEELSRLLELALLPLNHYPCLLFVQEVVLSADIRCSECQKRVADMMSKLNESVLVNVSEKKVTLTSRYPVVVEVSKRQITAVRRNPLQKIAIIKRIFGSSSR